In the Flagellimonas sp. MMG031 genome, one interval contains:
- a CDS encoding AraC family transcriptional regulator — MNDVTAILDQIPIRYDLASHIMLLGIVQGVFLALVIFLRAKRDSAIIFFGWSLLVQCLVFLDIYLCYTGLMKYTMHLNDSTEFLVLLIAPTLYFFLFALLERKPIGPKKHWPHFILPLLYVISQVNFYTSPIEVKINAYLGAYHSDLGFLEVPGTMDYSYHHIKDQFRWLVLISFAFYLILSLLLVLKSRKKGWTKAKNIKVDKYMFSRNTVIFFLVILLTIFIIYLNFDDDGGDHIIGIIQTATIFITSYFILSESRFFEKSWIADKYETLSGTSVQFRTLEAFIEDSQYYTHQDISLKKISEQLDTNSNTISRLINSETGNNFNDYINQKRIALAQVRLFHPEFQQLTVEAIGESVGFRSKSAFYSAFKKHTGQSPSAYMKENRT, encoded by the coding sequence ATGAATGATGTAACGGCCATATTAGATCAAATCCCCATCCGGTACGACCTTGCATCGCACATCATGCTCTTGGGCATAGTACAGGGGGTTTTCTTGGCCTTGGTCATCTTTTTAAGGGCAAAACGCGATTCGGCCATCATTTTCTTTGGTTGGTCCCTTTTGGTGCAGTGCCTCGTATTTTTGGACATCTACCTTTGCTACACCGGTTTGATGAAATACACGATGCACTTGAACGATTCAACCGAGTTTCTGGTGCTCTTGATTGCTCCAACTTTATACTTTTTCTTGTTTGCCCTATTGGAACGGAAGCCCATTGGCCCAAAAAAGCATTGGCCCCATTTTATACTCCCATTGCTCTACGTCATTTCACAAGTGAACTTCTATACCAGTCCCATTGAAGTAAAAATCAATGCCTATCTCGGAGCTTACCATAGTGACTTGGGCTTTTTGGAAGTCCCGGGCACTATGGACTACTCATACCACCATATTAAAGACCAATTTCGATGGTTGGTCCTAATCAGCTTTGCATTTTATCTGATTTTGTCCCTTTTGTTAGTACTAAAGTCCCGAAAAAAGGGGTGGACCAAGGCCAAAAACATTAAAGTGGACAAGTACATGTTTTCAAGAAACACGGTTATTTTTTTCTTAGTGATCCTACTGACTATATTTATTATTTATCTCAATTTTGATGATGACGGTGGTGATCATATCATCGGAATCATACAAACTGCCACTATCTTTATCACCTCTTATTTCATACTTTCCGAATCGCGCTTTTTTGAAAAATCTTGGATTGCCGATAAGTATGAGACCTTGTCGGGCACTTCCGTTCAATTCAGGACCCTTGAAGCATTTATCGAAGATTCCCAATATTACACCCATCAGGATATCAGCTTAAAAAAAATATCCGAGCAGCTGGATACCAATAGCAATACCATCTCCAGATTGATCAACTCCGAGACGGGCAACAACTTCAACGATTACATCAACCAAAAACGGATTGCACTTGCACAAGTGAGGTTATTCCATCCAGAATTTCAGCAGCTCACGGTTGAGGCTATTGGTGAATCGGTCGGGTTCAGGTCCAAATCAGCCTTTTACAGTGCTTTCAAAAAACATACAGGCCAATCCCCTTCCGCTTATATGAAGGAAAATAGAACTTAA
- a CDS encoding metallophosphoesterase encodes MKKHYLLALLIGVLHGCATYQTKYADSYPGTTGQFQKEVEHTFYLIGDAGKSPMGELNPTLKRFKKELESAQPNSTAIFLGDNIYPAGFVDKDDDPEAYRQSKHYLDAQLATLEDFKGRPLFIPGNHDWYSDGLKGLKRVEEYVEDVLDDNEAFQPENGCPIEDIEISDKVMVIAIDTEWYLVNWDKHPTMNDECEIKSRGRFFEELESLIKKNRDKTVIIAMHHPLLSYGVHGGQFSFKQGLYPSGGKVPMPFLGAAINLLRKTSGASAEDLSNQLYNELKKRILTLSQYSDKIIFASGHEHTLQYIEEFGKPQIVSGSGAKTGATRLLNGSKFSSGMNGYAVLTVYKDGSSDVVFHGTETDTVLYNTPVLPPDRPTKKIEMDDDFPAYQMASVYAQEDIEKSKFHKWLWGERYRKYYGTQIKAPTVRLDTLFGGLTVVRKGGGNQSNSLRLADKQGREYVMRDLRKSAERYLQAIAFQEQYIIGEFQDTYTQELLLDLYTGAHPYAPFTIGKLSDALGMFHTNPKLYYVPKQSVLGDYNKEFGNSLYMIEEHVSDDHDNLKSFGYTKKIESTYDLMDKLREDEEYSIDQKEYAKARLFDIMIGDWDRHVDQWRWAEFETEEGNKVYKPIARDRDQVFSRWGDGLIMGFGSRAVPGLRIFEGFHEEIRSVEGFTSSPRTFALDMALLSETDLDTWVEQAEFIQQNLNEEIIDEAFLAFPEEVRDETLTEIKRILLARKANLVQTAKDYFAVLNRYSVVTGTDKDDYFNIVSLPNGHVEVRAYRIKVGEMTDLFFNKVYDPAHTKEIWVYGLDDDDVFDARTETSQIKVRIVGGQNNDVYKISEGSKKLSVYDFKDKKNTLDEAYGGKIRLVRDYDTNTYEFLNIKASNNQILPTIGFNPDDGVRIGLTDTYTFNGFRKNPFTQQHTFNAAYYFATDGFDLGYRGEFAHVFNKVNLEVYAKFTSPNFTRNFFGFGNETVNNDDTEPLGLDYNRVRIRTLQLAPSLVWRGFLGSKVRLGLAYENIEIEETENRFINEFYVANGEENHLSFFGLDGEYSYSNTDNEAFPTVGMAFYLEGGFRKNLDDGSRSFGYVIPSFSMDHKLSADGRLVLATQLKGHFTIGNGYEFYQAASIGGNNGLRGFRFQRFTGKTAYFQNTDIRYSFRRTKTGILPVTPGIYGGFDYGRVWFPEDSSRIWHNSYGGGFFVNGADILSANFGLFNSSDGLRFAFGLGFGF; translated from the coding sequence ATGAAGAAACATTACTTGCTAGCCCTGCTCATCGGCGTATTGCATGGTTGCGCCACCTACCAAACCAAGTATGCGGATTCTTACCCGGGTACCACTGGCCAATTTCAAAAGGAAGTGGAGCATACCTTCTACCTGATTGGTGACGCGGGAAAATCTCCCATGGGAGAGCTCAACCCCACCTTGAAAAGGTTCAAGAAAGAACTGGAGAGCGCCCAGCCCAACAGTACCGCTATTTTTTTGGGAGATAATATTTATCCCGCTGGTTTTGTGGATAAAGATGACGACCCAGAGGCCTATCGGCAATCCAAACATTATTTGGATGCCCAGTTGGCCACCTTGGAAGACTTTAAAGGCAGACCACTATTTATCCCAGGAAACCATGATTGGTATAGCGACGGTTTGAAAGGCCTGAAACGCGTAGAGGAGTATGTAGAGGATGTATTGGATGATAATGAGGCCTTTCAACCCGAAAACGGCTGCCCCATTGAGGATATAGAGATCAGTGACAAAGTTATGGTCATTGCCATTGATACAGAGTGGTACTTGGTCAATTGGGACAAGCATCCCACCATGAACGATGAATGCGAAATCAAAAGTAGGGGACGGTTTTTTGAGGAACTGGAAAGTTTGATTAAAAAGAACAGGGACAAAACGGTGATCATTGCCATGCACCACCCCCTGTTGTCCTATGGAGTGCACGGAGGGCAATTCTCATTTAAGCAGGGGCTTTATCCCAGTGGAGGTAAGGTGCCCATGCCATTTTTGGGTGCAGCCATCAATCTGCTACGGAAGACATCGGGCGCATCCGCAGAAGACCTTTCCAATCAGTTGTACAACGAGTTAAAGAAGCGAATCCTGACGCTATCGCAATATTCTGATAAGATTATTTTCGCATCAGGACACGAACATACGCTCCAATATATTGAAGAATTTGGAAAGCCTCAGATCGTTAGTGGTTCTGGAGCTAAAACCGGAGCAACCCGATTGCTAAATGGCAGTAAGTTTTCTTCAGGAATGAACGGGTATGCGGTTTTGACCGTGTACAAAGATGGTTCTTCCGATGTGGTGTTCCACGGAACGGAAACAGACACTGTATTGTACAATACACCGGTTCTTCCTCCCGATCGGCCAACCAAGAAAATCGAGATGGATGATGATTTTCCGGCGTATCAAATGGCTTCGGTCTACGCTCAAGAGGATATTGAAAAAAGCAAATTCCATAAATGGCTTTGGGGAGAGCGGTATCGAAAATATTACGGGACCCAGATCAAGGCACCTACGGTGCGATTGGATACACTTTTTGGAGGACTCACTGTGGTACGGAAAGGTGGCGGCAACCAATCCAATTCCCTGCGATTGGCAGATAAGCAAGGTCGGGAGTATGTTATGCGGGATTTAAGGAAGAGCGCCGAAAGATACCTGCAGGCCATTGCATTCCAAGAGCAATATATCATTGGGGAATTTCAGGACACCTATACCCAAGAATTGTTGCTGGACCTGTATACCGGAGCACATCCCTATGCCCCATTTACCATAGGTAAACTTTCCGATGCCTTAGGGATGTTCCACACCAACCCCAAATTATATTATGTGCCCAAACAATCGGTTTTGGGAGATTACAATAAAGAATTCGGAAACAGCCTTTATATGATCGAGGAGCATGTTTCCGATGATCATGATAATCTCAAAAGCTTCGGATATACCAAAAAAATCGAAAGCACCTACGACCTGATGGACAAGCTCCGCGAAGATGAAGAGTATAGCATTGACCAGAAGGAGTACGCCAAGGCCCGGCTTTTTGATATTATGATCGGGGATTGGGATAGACACGTGGATCAATGGAGGTGGGCAGAGTTTGAAACCGAAGAGGGCAACAAAGTCTACAAACCGATTGCTCGGGACAGGGACCAAGTATTTTCCCGCTGGGGAGACGGATTGATCATGGGCTTTGGTTCCAGGGCCGTACCTGGATTACGGATTTTTGAAGGTTTCCACGAAGAAATACGAAGTGTGGAAGGATTCACTTCTTCCCCCCGCACCTTTGCCTTGGATATGGCCCTGTTATCAGAAACCGATTTGGACACATGGGTAGAGCAGGCCGAATTCATTCAGCAAAATCTGAACGAAGAAATCATCGATGAAGCATTTTTGGCATTTCCAGAAGAGGTCAGGGACGAAACGTTGACCGAAATCAAACGGATACTATTGGCCAGAAAAGCTAACCTGGTTCAGACTGCGAAGGACTATTTCGCTGTTTTGAATCGCTACAGTGTGGTCACTGGAACGGACAAGGATGATTACTTCAATATCGTATCATTGCCCAACGGTCATGTTGAGGTTCGAGCATATCGCATCAAGGTAGGGGAAATGACCGATTTGTTCTTCAACAAGGTTTATGATCCAGCCCATACCAAGGAGATATGGGTGTACGGTCTGGACGATGATGATGTATTCGATGCCCGTACCGAAACCTCACAAATAAAGGTTCGCATTGTGGGGGGGCAAAACAACGATGTGTACAAAATTTCCGAAGGCTCCAAGAAATTATCGGTCTACGATTTTAAAGACAAAAAAAATACGCTGGACGAAGCCTACGGTGGAAAGATTCGCCTTGTAAGGGATTATGACACTAACACTTATGAGTTTTTGAACATCAAGGCCAGTAACAATCAAATATTACCTACGATTGGCTTTAATCCTGACGATGGCGTACGCATTGGGCTTACCGATACCTATACCTTCAACGGTTTTAGGAAAAACCCATTTACGCAGCAACATACCTTTAATGCGGCCTATTATTTTGCCACGGATGGGTTTGATTTGGGCTATCGTGGAGAGTTTGCCCATGTATTTAACAAAGTGAACCTTGAGGTGTATGCCAAGTTTACGAGTCCCAACTTTACCCGTAACTTTTTCGGCTTTGGAAACGAAACGGTCAACAATGATGATACAGAACCCTTAGGCTTGGATTACAATCGGGTACGCATCCGTACTTTACAGCTTGCACCCTCATTGGTATGGCGCGGTTTTTTGGGATCCAAAGTGCGATTGGGCCTGGCCTACGAAAACATCGAAATCGAAGAGACCGAAAACAGGTTTATCAATGAATTTTATGTGGCCAACGGCGAAGAAAACCACCTTAGCTTTTTTGGTTTGGATGGCGAATACAGCTATTCCAATACGGATAATGAAGCGTTCCCGACTGTGGGCATGGCCTTTTACTTGGAAGGTGGATTTCGTAAAAATTTGGACGACGGTTCACGGTCTTTTGGCTATGTGATACCGTCATTTTCCATGGACCATAAACTTTCGGCAGACGGTAGATTGGTTTTGGCCACACAACTCAAGGGTCACTTTACCATTGGCAATGGGTATGAATTTTATCAAGCGGCAAGCATAGGCGGCAACAATGGATTGCGCGGTTTTAGATTCCAACGGTTTACGGGTAAAACAGCATATTTTCAAAATACGGATATCCGCTACAGCTTTCGAAGGACCAAAACGGGAATTCTTCCTGTAACCCCTGGAATTTATGGTGGTTTTGACTATGGCAGGGTATGGTTCCCAGAAGATTCCTCGCGAATTTGGCACAATTCGTACGGAGGTGGATTTTTCGTGAACGGAGCAGATATACTCTCCGCCAATTTCGGACTTTTCAATAGCTCCGATGGGCTTCGATTTGCTTTTGGACTTGGTTTTGGGTTTTAA
- a CDS encoding metallophosphoesterase, which translates to MSSSSRLDNAYKNAKVIPFDEGSKFIFFSDCHRGDNSFADDFANNRNIYFHALNHYYREGFSYIELGDGDELWENISFDSIFEAHKNVYQLLRRFHLENRLHMLWGNHDMVYRDPAYVDEHLSHYFEPIDGSDKELFEGITYHEAIVLKHAETGQEIFCVHGHQADWWNYVCWRIGRFLVRVLWKPLQVVGIADPTSPAKNYKELIRIEKRIKRWILKNGLLITMAGHTHRPRFPEPGQIPFFNDGSCVHPRSITGIELENGELSLIKWHIDTKPDGTLQIVRVLLEGPEKLRDYMDH; encoded by the coding sequence ATGTCCTCTTCGAGCCGATTAGACAATGCCTACAAAAATGCCAAGGTCATTCCCTTTGATGAAGGCTCCAAATTCATTTTTTTTAGTGATTGTCATCGTGGGGACAACAGCTTCGCCGACGATTTTGCCAATAATCGGAACATTTACTTTCATGCGCTAAACCATTATTATCGGGAGGGGTTCAGCTACATCGAACTTGGTGATGGGGACGAGCTTTGGGAAAATATCAGCTTTGACTCCATTTTTGAGGCACACAAGAATGTATACCAATTGTTGCGGAGGTTCCATTTGGAAAACCGTTTGCATATGCTTTGGGGCAATCACGATATGGTGTACCGCGACCCCGCCTATGTGGATGAGCATCTTTCCCACTATTTTGAGCCCATTGATGGGTCGGATAAGGAACTTTTCGAGGGCATTACGTATCACGAAGCTATAGTTTTGAAGCATGCTGAAACGGGTCAGGAGATATTCTGCGTTCATGGGCATCAGGCAGACTGGTGGAACTATGTCTGCTGGCGGATTGGTCGATTTTTGGTGCGGGTGTTGTGGAAACCGCTTCAGGTAGTGGGCATCGCCGACCCTACGAGTCCTGCCAAAAATTACAAGGAGCTTATCCGAATCGAAAAGCGCATCAAACGCTGGATTCTTAAAAATGGATTGTTGATTACTATGGCGGGACATACCCACAGACCGAGGTTTCCAGAGCCTGGGCAAATTCCCTTTTTTAACGATGGTAGCTGTGTGCACCCGCGAAGCATCACCGGTATTGAGTTGGAAAACGGGGAACTATCACTCATTAAATGGCACATTGATACGAAGCCAGACGGCACCCTTCAAATTGTTCGGGTATTGTTGGAAGGACCTGAAAAGCTTCGGGATTATATGGATCATTAA
- a CDS encoding aminotransferase class V-fold PLP-dependent enzyme: MKKRQFLRYMGSAAMAAPLFPITLDGAMTEKGPYPDKDSEAFWERIREDYSLKPDYINLESGYYNIIPTPILNKFTEHVQHVNYEGSYYMRTVQWENKDKAAARVAELVNCSEKELIITRNTTESLDMIIGGFPWEKGDEAVFAVQDYGAMQIHFHQMEDRYGIVCKKVSVPNHPESDEEIVSLYESQLTPKTKLLMICHMINVTGQILPVRKICDMAHAHGVEVMVDGAHCVGHIRVDLAELDCDYYGSSLHKWLCSPLGAGMLYVAEKNISKIWPLFAEHEEDDTKIRRLNHTGTHPVHTDLTINDAVDYLDMIGLERKENRMRYLQRYWSDQLRDVENVVINTPLEPRRSCGIANVGLTNMKPSEMAKTLLDEFNIWTVAIDFENVHGCRITPNVFTTTNELDQFVSAIKTMAKRT, from the coding sequence ATGAAAAAACGACAATTCTTACGCTATATGGGCAGTGCCGCCATGGCCGCCCCTCTTTTTCCGATTACTTTGGATGGCGCCATGACCGAGAAAGGGCCGTATCCCGATAAGGACAGTGAAGCATTTTGGGAACGCATCAGGGAAGATTACAGCTTAAAGCCGGATTACATTAATTTGGAAAGTGGGTACTACAACATTATTCCCACTCCCATCCTGAATAAGTTCACCGAACATGTACAACACGTAAATTATGAAGGTTCGTACTATATGCGTACCGTGCAATGGGAAAACAAGGACAAGGCAGCGGCACGGGTGGCGGAACTCGTCAATTGTTCTGAAAAGGAATTAATAATTACCCGAAATACCACCGAGTCTCTGGATATGATTATTGGGGGCTTCCCTTGGGAAAAGGGTGACGAAGCTGTTTTTGCCGTTCAAGATTATGGCGCCATGCAAATACATTTTCATCAAATGGAAGACCGCTATGGTATTGTTTGCAAAAAGGTATCCGTGCCCAATCACCCAGAATCGGATGAGGAAATTGTGTCGCTCTACGAATCGCAATTAACTCCAAAGACCAAATTATTGATGATTTGCCATATGATCAATGTGACCGGACAGATATTGCCCGTCCGAAAGATTTGCGATATGGCCCATGCCCATGGGGTCGAGGTGATGGTGGACGGTGCCCATTGTGTTGGACACATAAGGGTAGATTTGGCCGAATTGGACTGCGATTACTATGGATCCAGTTTGCACAAATGGCTTTGTTCCCCATTGGGAGCGGGCATGCTCTATGTTGCGGAGAAGAATATTTCTAAAATATGGCCCTTGTTTGCGGAACACGAAGAGGATGATACCAAAATCCGCAGGCTCAACCATACAGGAACCCATCCCGTTCATACAGATTTGACCATTAATGATGCTGTGGACTACTTGGACATGATTGGATTGGAGCGCAAGGAAAACCGAATGCGCTACCTGCAACGCTATTGGAGCGACCAACTCCGGGATGTGGAGAATGTGGTCATCAATACACCCTTGGAACCGCGCCGCAGTTGCGGTATTGCCAATGTGGGACTTACCAATATGAAACCTTCGGAAATGGCAAAGACGCTATTGGATGAGTTCAACATCTGGACCGTTGCCATAGATTTTGAAAATGTCCATGGCTGCAGGATCACGCCCAACGTGTTTACCACCACCAATGAACTTGACCAATTCGTGAGTGCCATCAAAACGATGGCAAAGCGAACTTAA
- a CDS encoding Pycsar system effector family protein: MSEIVDKTKHFVSKLLTEELDPKFLYHNLRHTERVVKSTKELLNYYNLGDTENEQLLLAAWFHDVGHINGHEDHEESSCKLASDFLREQGYDQKGIHQVCTLIMATKMYSEPQTLPEEIIRDADMSHFAKRSYWETTDFLKEEFKQLGIADYSSKKWRDKNIKMFRKHQFYTDYAKENWEDGKQKNLKQLLKEKKAEKKIAKKEALKAKYKSESPDRSVQTLYRVTLKNHLKLSDIADTKANILLSVNAIIISLVLANLLTKLDNPSNTYMIYPTLILIMFSVVSMVLSVLATRPNITTGKFTKEDVEERRVNLLFFGNFHQMDLKEYEWALQEMVKDKDYVYSSLTKDLYYLGVVLNRKYKILRITYNIFMIGMIISVISFGIAFRFFGPDRLIF, encoded by the coding sequence ATGTCGGAAATTGTTGATAAAACTAAACACTTCGTTTCTAAACTTTTAACGGAGGAACTTGACCCCAAGTTCTTGTACCACAACTTGCGACATACCGAACGAGTAGTCAAAAGTACTAAAGAATTGCTCAACTATTATAACTTGGGCGATACGGAGAACGAACAACTGCTATTGGCGGCTTGGTTTCACGATGTAGGTCACATTAATGGCCATGAAGACCATGAAGAAAGTAGTTGTAAGCTTGCTTCTGATTTTCTTAGGGAACAGGGCTACGACCAAAAGGGAATCCATCAGGTGTGCACCCTCATCATGGCCACCAAAATGTACAGCGAACCCCAAACCTTGCCGGAAGAAATTATCCGCGATGCCGATATGTCTCATTTCGCCAAGCGAAGTTATTGGGAAACCACCGATTTTTTAAAGGAAGAATTCAAGCAATTGGGGATTGCAGACTATTCCTCCAAAAAGTGGCGGGACAAGAACATCAAAATGTTCCGCAAGCACCAGTTTTACACGGATTACGCAAAGGAAAACTGGGAAGATGGAAAGCAGAAAAACTTGAAGCAGCTCCTCAAAGAGAAAAAGGCCGAAAAAAAGATTGCCAAAAAAGAAGCCCTCAAAGCCAAATACAAAAGCGAAAGTCCCGACCGAAGTGTACAAACGCTGTATCGGGTAACCTTAAAAAACCACTTGAAACTGAGCGATATTGCCGACACCAAGGCGAACATCCTGTTATCGGTGAATGCGATTATCATTTCGCTGGTATTGGCCAATTTGCTTACCAAACTGGACAATCCTTCCAATACCTATATGATCTATCCTACCTTGATCTTAATCATGTTCAGTGTCGTTTCCATGGTGCTGTCCGTATTGGCAACAAGACCCAATATCACCACTGGCAAGTTCACCAAGGAAGATGTGGAAGAGCGACGTGTAAACCTTCTCTTTTTTGGAAACTTCCATCAAATGGACCTAAAAGAGTACGAGTGGGCCCTGCAGGAAATGGTGAAGGACAAGGATTATGTGTATTCATCCCTTACCAAAGACCTTTATTATTTAGGTGTTGTTTTGAACAGAAAGTACAAGATACTTCGGATTACCTATAACATATTCATGATAGGGATGATCATTTCGGTAATTTCTTTTGGGATTGCCTTCCGATTTTTTGGCCCGGACCGGTTGATTTTCTGA
- a CDS encoding GAF domain-containing protein, with protein MKHDYHSESPLVQLVSFNKLLEHYDEQLKSSNKHLAQRAKYVLDAQAPYPELREGFTDLSLLETHKDVISIILEDSFAPILTKNEIKTASTPFENLVFNSSERFRQILKDAGEEYEPEITNIPREFDYIMKCTVILQFYYGYNLDFKRPFFFDIPDSNGVMRRYRILYNADFMEIIPTDKAKPVSQDDVDELLENFYNLDLWKEKIPPNSFLARGFVISNMFDVTAEHSVSEIKSTLIGKTQRGNDSFMENFEDTFRSFFRLNDIKVGFAGYDSGADRFFKIYGKGMDSYILNGKETEDCNSTFCSYSHGKLFKENKYFAISNVEKYYNKTEGKVQPYKNLMDQGIRSAILAPIAVNGELLGVLELVSGKVNELNSVNANKLDDVMPYIVAAVMRTIEEEENLIDAVIQHECTSVHPSVYWKFQEEAKRFMADELSGNEAVFKEIVFKDVYPLYGQIDIKDSAKERNLAIQRDLMIQLSEINDILQIAFSKYELPIYEELMFRVNNYLNEVKEALFTHTEQAVFDFVKEEVDPVFDHLQKEDEEIAGLLEAYKQKIDKTTESYYDHRRNYDDSVMEANMKLAALLDKKQEEAQKMFPHYFERYKTDGVEHNMYIGSSIAKDREFNELFLSNLRLWQLQVMVEMENKYYALKPHLPVKLDVASLVLVYSTSLAIRFRMDEKRFDVDGTYNARYEVIKKRIDKSFVKGTNERLTQKGKLAIVYSQRKDEKEYLRYISFLKAKGYFTNNIEIVELEGVQGVSGLKAIRAEILYQKDKKSERTYTYDDLMEELNS; from the coding sequence ATGAAGCACGACTACCATTCTGAAAGCCCACTTGTTCAATTGGTGAGTTTCAACAAATTGTTGGAACATTACGATGAGCAGCTTAAGAGTTCAAACAAGCACTTGGCCCAACGGGCCAAATATGTCTTGGATGCACAGGCTCCCTACCCAGAACTTCGTGAAGGCTTCACCGATCTGTCGTTGTTGGAGACACATAAGGATGTAATCAGCATAATTTTAGAGGATTCTTTTGCCCCCATTTTGACCAAGAACGAGATAAAAACAGCTTCAACGCCCTTCGAGAACTTGGTTTTTAACTCTTCTGAACGGTTTCGTCAAATTCTGAAGGATGCAGGAGAGGAGTACGAACCGGAAATCACCAACATTCCAAGGGAATTTGATTACATCATGAAGTGTACGGTGATCTTGCAGTTTTATTACGGTTACAATTTAGATTTTAAACGTCCATTTTTTTTCGATATACCCGATTCCAACGGTGTGATGCGCCGTTACCGTATTTTGTACAATGCTGATTTTATGGAAATCATCCCAACAGACAAAGCAAAGCCCGTTAGCCAGGATGATGTGGATGAACTGTTGGAGAACTTTTACAACTTAGATCTCTGGAAGGAAAAAATTCCACCGAACAGTTTTTTGGCGAGGGGTTTTGTTATATCCAATATGTTCGATGTTACCGCCGAGCATTCCGTTTCGGAAATCAAGTCGACCTTGATTGGAAAGACCCAACGTGGGAACGACTCCTTTATGGAAAATTTCGAGGATACCTTTAGATCTTTCTTTAGGTTGAACGATATTAAGGTCGGATTTGCGGGCTACGATTCCGGTGCAGATCGCTTTTTTAAGATTTATGGAAAGGGAATGGATAGCTATATCCTGAATGGAAAGGAAACCGAAGACTGTAATTCCACGTTTTGTAGTTATTCCCATGGAAAGCTTTTTAAGGAGAACAAGTATTTTGCCATTTCCAATGTGGAGAAGTATTACAATAAAACTGAAGGCAAAGTACAGCCCTATAAAAATTTGATGGACCAGGGCATTAGAAGTGCCATTTTGGCCCCTATTGCTGTTAACGGCGAACTTTTGGGTGTCTTGGAACTGGTTTCCGGCAAAGTAAACGAACTCAATAGCGTCAATGCCAACAAGTTGGACGATGTGATGCCTTACATCGTGGCGGCAGTGATGCGCACCATCGAAGAAGAGGAGAATCTGATTGATGCAGTAATCCAGCATGAATGCACCTCGGTACACCCGTCGGTATATTGGAAGTTTCAAGAAGAGGCCAAGCGTTTTATGGCCGATGAGCTTTCGGGCAACGAAGCCGTTTTTAAAGAAATCGTCTTTAAGGATGTTTACCCGCTATACGGTCAAATCGATATCAAGGATTCCGCAAAGGAACGCAATCTGGCCATCCAACGTGATTTGATGATTCAGCTGTCAGAAATCAATGATATCCTCCAAATTGCTTTCTCCAAATATGAACTTCCCATCTATGAGGAACTGATGTTCAGGGTCAACAATTACCTGAACGAAGTTAAGGAGGCCTTGTTTACCCACACCGAACAAGCGGTTTTCGATTTTGTTAAAGAGGAAGTAGACCCTGTATTTGACCATTTACAAAAGGAAGATGAAGAAATCGCAGGATTACTTGAAGCGTACAAACAAAAAATAGACAAGACCACCGAAAGCTACTACGACCATCGTAGAAACTACGATGATAGTGTAATGGAGGCTAACATGAAATTGGCGGCCCTATTGGATAAAAAGCAGGAAGAGGCCCAAAAAATGTTCCCGCACTATTTTGAACGGTACAAAACCGACGGTGTGGAACACAATATGTACATCGGCAGTTCCATTGCAAAGGACAGAGAGTTCAATGAACTGTTTTTGAGCAACCTAAGATTGTGGCAGTTGCAGGTAATGGTGGAGATGGAGAACAAGTATTACGCACTTAAACCTCATTTGCCCGTTAAGTTGGATGTGGCTTCATTGGTCTTGGTGTACAGTACGTCCTTGGCCATACGGTTTAGGATGGACGAAAAGCGCTTTGATGTGGATGGCACCTACAATGCCAGATACGAGGTCATTAAAAAGCGAATCGATAAATCCTTTGTGAAGGGAACCAACGAGCGCCTTACCCAAAAAGGGAAATTGGCCATTGTGTACTCCCAGCGCAAGGACGAAAAGGAATATTTGAGATACATCAGTTTCCTAAAAGCCAAAGGTTACTTTACCAATAACATCGAAATCGTGGAACTTGAAGGTGTACAAGGAGTTTCGGGGTTGAAAGCCATTCGTGCTGAAATCCTATATCAAAAGGATAAAAAATCCGAGCGCACCTATACCTACGATGACCTCATGGAGGAACTCAACAGCTAG